The sequence GAAGTGCTATGCGCTCTACCTTAACAGGGTCTATGATACCAGCTTCAAACATATCTACATACTCTCCGCTAGCAGCGTTAAATCCGTAATTTGCCTTATCAGCACTGCTTACTGCGTGAGCTACCACACCAGCATCAAATCCAGCATTTTCAGCGATTTGGCGAAGTGGAGCAAACAAAGCACGCTTGACGATATCAGCGCCGATTAGCTCATCACCTTTTAAATTCAAATCTACTTTATTTCCAGCCTTAATCAAAGCAGCACCGCCGCCTATCACGATGCCCTCTTCTACTGCTGCTTTAGTAGCGTTTAGAGCGTCATCTACTCTATCCTTTTTCTCTTTCATTTCAGTTTCAGTAGCGGCTCCGACTTTGATAACTGCTACACCACCGCTTAATTTGGCCAATCTTTCTTGAAGTTTTTCTTTGTCATAGTCGCTTGTAGTTTCAGCTATTTGAGCTTTGATTTGGCTGATTCTAGCATCTATCGCCTCTTTTGAGCCAGCGCCATTTACGATTGTAGTGTTATCTTTGTCGATTACTACTCTATCAGCTTGACCTAGATCATTTAAGCTAGCACTCTCCAAAGTTCTACCTAGCTCTTCGCTAATTACTTCGCCACCGGTTAAAATAGCAATATCTTCTAGCATAGCTTTTCTTCTATCACCAAAGCCAGGTGCTTTAACTGCTGAGATATTTAGCACGCCACGAAGTTTATTGACAACTAAAGTTGCTAAAGCTTCGCCCTCTATATCTTCGGCGATGATTAGTAGAGGTTTGCCTGTTTTTTGGATTTGCTCTAAAACTGGTAAAAGATCTTTTAAATTTGATATTTTTTTATCAAATAATAGTATAAATGGGCTGCTTAGCTCAACTTGCATTTTCTCTGCATTTGTGATGAAATATGGGCTTAGATAGCCTCTATCAAACTGCATACCCTCAACTACATTTAACTCATCATTGATTGATTTAGCCTCTTCAACTGTGATAACTCCATCTTTGCCTACTTTTTCCATAGCTTCGGCTATTAGATCACCAACGCTTGTGTCGCTATTAGCTGAGATTGTGGCTACTTGAGCGATCTCTTTTTTGCCTTCTACTTTTTTAGATGCGTTTTTAAGCTCGTTTATCACCGCAGTAGCGAATTTATCCATACCTCTTTTTACTTCGATTGGATTTGCTCCAGCTGTGATATTTCTTAAACCTTCTTTAAATATAGCATGAGCCAAAACAGTAGCTGTAGTAGTGCCATCGCCGGCTTCATCGTTGGTTTTGCTAGCTACTTCTCTTACTAGGCCTGCGCCCATATTTTCTATAGTATCAGCTAGTTCAATCTCTTTAGCTACGCTAACGCCATCTTTTGTTATTGTTGGTGCGCCAAAACTTTTTTGTAAAAGCACATTGCGACCTCTTGGACCCATTGTTACTTTAACCGCATCGCTTAATTTTTTAACACCATTATATAGTCTATTTCTAGCATCATCTGCAAATATAATCTCTTTTGCCATTTTCTATCCTTTTTATTATTTTATGATACCTAAGATATCATCTGTATTTAATACTAAATATTTTTTGTTATCAAGTGTAATTTCGCTACCACTATATTTCGCAAATACAACTCTATCGCCTTCGCTAATGCCTTCTACTTCTTTGCTAACAGCGATAACTTTGCCTTCGCTTGGTTTTTCTTTGGACGCATTATCTGGGATGATAATACCTGAAGCTGTAGTTTTAAGCTCCTCCTCTCTTTCTATAAGCACACGCTTACCTAATGGTAAAAAATTCATTTTGATCCTTTCATGTAATCTGATTTAAAAATTAGCACTCTATATATTTGAGTGATGAAAATATATCATAATTTTATATATATGTCAATAAATTTTGAGCAAATTTAAATAGAATTTATCAAAAACATTTAGTCTAAGCCACTAAAGTTTAATAAAAATTTATCCATAACTTAAAAATTTAATTTATTAAGCTTGATTTTAGTATAATTACCTAAATTTTTTAAGGAATTTAAATGAGAGTTGTATATTGGATTTTAGGTAGTTTAGTGGTAGTTTTGGCTGCTATTTATACACTGCTTTTTACTAGCATTGGCAATAACATCATAAAGCCATATATAGAAAAAATCGCTTCTGAAAAAAGTGGAATGGATATTAGACTTGACGAATTTAAGCTTGGTATTAGCAATCTTGATATAACTGCTAGTGTCAATAATGCCCTAAAAGCTAGAGTTTATGGGAATTATAGCCTATTTAGTCAAGCATTTGATCTTAATTATACCGCAGCTACAAGTGATTTGAGCAACCTTGGAATAGCTATAAAAGATGATATTAACCTAAAAGGTAAGGTCATTGGTAAACTTAGCAACTTCATCGCCGATGGTAGCGGCAAGATTGTTGGATCAAATTTACGTTTTGCAGCTAGAATCAAGGACTTTGCTCCACTTGAGATAAAGCTAGATGCTAAATCATTAAATTTAGCTCAAATCACAGCTATTGCTCTAGGCAAACCATACATAACAGGCAATATGAATATCCAAGCTGATATCACTAGCAAGGACACACTATATAGTGGAACAGCTAACCTAAATATACCAAAAGCTATAACAAATAATGAGTTAATTGCAACTGATTATGGAATTAATTTACCAAATAATTTTACTATAAAGGCTGATTCAAATCTAAATCTAGAAGGTCGCACAGCTAAAGCTAAAAGTATAATTACCACACCAATTGCTGTTGTAGCAGCTCTAAATTCTATATACAATATAGATGAAAATGTATTAAATAGTGATCTGAATTTAAATATCCCAAACTTAGCCAAGCTAGAACCAATAATTGGCCAAAAACTAAGCGGAGAAATTACAGCCAAAGCCAATACAAAAATATCTAATGGAAATTTAGAGTTTTTAGATGCTGATATAAGCGGATTAGGTGGGGTTATAACTGCTAAAATGGCAGATAATAAAATAAACGCTGATATCAAAAAAATAAAACTAAACGAGCTTTTAAAGCTAGTTTCAATGCCAGCAATTTTAAATGGCAATATTAATGGGGCTGCTTTAATTACCGCACTAAATGATCCAAACAAAAGAGCTGGAAATGTAAGTATAAATATAAATGGTGGAATAATTAATGCTAATGAATTAAATAAAATGATAGGTGCAAGCCTACCTAAAAATGTAAGCTTTAATTCAGATATTCAAGCCGCACTAAAAGGTGATAATGCAGAACTTAAAGCAAATTTAATATCTGAGATTTTAAACCTAAACAATCTAGATGCTAGCTACAATCTAGCCCAAAATACTGCCAAAGCAAATGCCCAAGCACTAGTACCAGATTTAGCTAAGTTTGGCAATATCTCAGGCGCAAAACTATCTGGCCAAATCGCTCTAAATGCAGATATAGATGCCAATTTAAATAATCAAAAATCACCACTAAAAAGCGCCAATGTAGATATTAAAGCAATGGATGGCATAATCACAGCAAATCTTGATAATGGAAAACTAAAGGCTAAAATTCAAAATATACTAGTTCAAAATATATTCTTGATGATTGGACAAAAACCACTTTTAAATGGTGAACTAAATGGTGAACTAAATTTAGATAGCATTGATATAGCAAATCTAAATGGAAAAGGCGATATAAAGCTTGAAAATGGTGTATTAAATGCAGCTAATTTAAAAGAACTAACTAATAAAGAATTTCCGCAAAATATAACACTAAACGCACATATCAAACCAACATTTACTAACTCAACCGTGCATTTTGCCTCTATAATTAATTCAAATTTAGCTACAATAAATAAATTTGATGGAAGCTATGATATTAATAAAAATAGCCTAGAAGCACTATATAGCGCAGATATACCAAGCCTTGCAAAACTTGAGTTTTTAACTGGAATGAAGTTAAATGGCGCACTAAATCCAAGCGGAAAAATATCAATCAATGAGAGTGTAAATGCCACATTAAATAGCGATTTTATAGGCTCAAAACTAAAAATTGATATCAAAGATAATAAAGCAAATTTAAATCTATCAACATTTGAGATTGCAAAATTGCTTGAATTTTTAGATTTTATGCCATTTTACGAGGGTCAAGCTACGCTAAATGCTAACTATAATCTAGATAGCGCCAAAGGAGATTTTAATGCCGATATAGCCAAAGGTCAATTAGCAAGAAGTGGGTTAACTACGCTAATAAGCACAGCAATTCAAAAAGATATCACAAAAGAAGTATTTAAAGATGGCTATTTAAAAGGAACAATTGATCTAAATTTAATAAATTTTATAACTCAGCTTAACTCGCAAAAGGCAAATATCAGTATAGCTAATGGTAGTTTAGATACTGCTACAAAAGCTATCAATATTCCAATAACAGCCAATATAGAAAAAACAGATATCGATATAAAGATAACTGGCACAAGCGATGAACCAAAATATTCTATCAGCTCAAACTATATCAAAGAGAAAATAAATGAAGAAATTAGCAAAGGAATAGATAAACTTTTTGACAACGATAAGGAAAAAAGTCAAGGCGCTAAAGAGCTGATAAATGGCTTGCAAAATCTATTTAATTAAAATCATTAATTTGAGACTTAAATACAAGTCTCAAATTAATACTAAATTTTAAATCAAATCCTTTCTAGCTTGCCCAATAGCATTAAGCAAATAATCCACATCATCTAAACTATGAGACCAATGCAAACTCACACGCAACCAGCCTGGCTTAAAACTTAAAGGTTCATCATCTTTTAATCCCAATAAATCATGACCATATGGCCCAGCACATGAACATCCAGCACGACTTTGAATTCCAAATTTTTTACTTAAAACCTGAGCTAAATCAAAAGGTGAAATACCTTTAATATTAAAAGCAAAAATAGCTAGCCTTTCTAAATTTTTAGGCACATAATCTATCACACCTTTTATATTAGAAAGCCCTAGCTCAAATTTATCCTTAAGCAAAGTTTTTTGCTCATTTATAAACTCTAAACCAACCCTATTTCTAAGCTCAAATGCTAAATATGCTCTAACTAACTGAGTGATCGCTGGGGTTCCAGCATCTTCAATTTTCTCTATATCTTCTAGATAATGAATACTTTTTTTACTGACATAGCCTACTGTTCCACCAGCTGAAAATGTCGGTAAATTTGAGCTAAATAGCGACTTTCTAATTGCTAAAATACCACAACTCCCAACACCGCCAAGCAGCTTATGTGGCGAGATAAATATCGCATCGCAAAGCGAGCTATCTACATTTTCATAAGCAATAAGACTTGAGGCATCTACAGCAATTATAGCGCCATATCGCTTAGCAGCTGCATTTAACATAGCCAAATTTGTCTTTATACCAGTTACATTTGAAGCAGCACTTATGCTAATTATGATTTTTCTATTAGCATTGATTTTTAAAATTTTATCAAGCTCACCCCAGTGAAGCCCACCATCTCTAGCCAATGGAATACGAACTACCTCACACATCCCAGTTCTATAACTAATCTCATTACTATGATGTTCATAAGGTCCTACAATTACAAGTGGCAAAGATTTTTTAATACTATCAAAATCAATATTTAAAGCCATTTTAGTTGCTGGTGGGATATAAATTCCCATTATCTCTTGAAATTTTTTAATCGCAGCACTACTACCTTGCCCGCATGGTAAAAGCAAAAAATCACTTTGTAATTTTAGTAATCTTTTTATTCCAGTACGTGCATTTTCATAGTAGTTTGTAGTAATATTAGAACATTCGCTGCACTCGCTATGTGTATTAGCATAGGTTTGAAGCATTCGCCTAATTTCATCTTCAATTGGTATATACCCAAGCCCACTAGCTGTCCAGTCAAAATAATAAATCCCATCTTTTAATATGATATTTTGGCGAATTTTATCGATATTCAATGGCTTTTTCCTAGATTTTTTATCTTATTATACTAAATTTTTACCAAATATAAATTTATACTACATTTTTAGCTTTAAAATCTGCTAGTCGTTTTTTAGCTCGTTGAGTTATTAACTCGTCCATATCATAGTATTCAAATGTAGCTCCATGCTGCATTGTTCCATCTAAAATATCACCAGCTTGACGGTTTTTTAAATCAATTTTAGCTACAACAAATCCATCAAGCGTCTGGGCAAATTCATTTAATCTACTTGGAATACTTGCAAGCTTAGTATATAAATAACACCAACCTCGCCCACCATTTCTACCAACCCTACCACGCAGCTGATGAAGTGAAGCAAGTCCTAACTTTTCAGGACCTACAATTACGATAGTTGAAAGCCGTGGAAGAGAGATTCCAACCTCAACAATAGTCGTAGCTAATAAAATATTTCCATCATTTGCAAACTGTTCTAAGATATCATCTTTTTGCTTATCTTTACCATGTGTTACATAGACTTTTTGAAATTTATTTAACCAAAATGGCGCAGCTACACTTAGACTTTGATAATTGCTTACCTCGCTCTCTTCTACTAGCGGATAAACAATGATCGTCTGTTTATTTTGTGAAATTTGCTCTTTGATATGTTCTAAAAGTGCGCCAAATCCACTATTTTGAATAATATGTGTGCTAATTTGCTTAGCAAATGG is a genomic window of Campylobacter devanensis containing:
- the groES gene encoding co-chaperone GroES; this translates as MNFLPLGKRVLIEREEELKTTASGIIIPDNASKEKPSEGKVIAVSKEVEGISEGDRVVFAKYSGSEITLDNKKYLVLNTDDILGIIK
- the groL gene encoding chaperonin GroEL (60 kDa chaperone family; promotes refolding of misfolded polypeptides especially under stressful conditions; forms two stacked rings of heptamers to form a barrel-shaped 14mer; ends can be capped by GroES; misfolded proteins enter the barrel where they are refolded when GroES binds), which translates into the protein MAKEIIFADDARNRLYNGVKKLSDAVKVTMGPRGRNVLLQKSFGAPTITKDGVSVAKEIELADTIENMGAGLVREVASKTNDEAGDGTTTATVLAHAIFKEGLRNITAGANPIEVKRGMDKFATAVINELKNASKKVEGKKEIAQVATISANSDTSVGDLIAEAMEKVGKDGVITVEEAKSINDELNVVEGMQFDRGYLSPYFITNAEKMQVELSSPFILLFDKKISNLKDLLPVLEQIQKTGKPLLIIAEDIEGEALATLVVNKLRGVLNISAVKAPGFGDRRKAMLEDIAILTGGEVISEELGRTLESASLNDLGQADRVVIDKDNTTIVNGAGSKEAIDARISQIKAQIAETTSDYDKEKLQERLAKLSGGVAVIKVGAATETEMKEKKDRVDDALNATKAAVEEGIVIGGGAALIKAGNKVDLNLKGDELIGADIVKRALFAPLRQIAENAGFDAGVVAHAVSSADKANYGFNAASGEYVDMFEAGIIDPVKVERIALQNAVSVASLLLTTEATVSEIKEDKPAMPAMPDMGGMGGMGGMM
- a CDS encoding aminotransferase class V-fold PLP-dependent enzyme, whose product is MNIDKIRQNIILKDGIYYFDWTASGLGYIPIEDEIRRMLQTYANTHSECSECSNITTNYYENARTGIKRLLKLQSDFLLLPCGQGSSAAIKKFQEIMGIYIPPATKMALNIDFDSIKKSLPLVIVGPYEHHSNEISYRTGMCEVVRIPLARDGGLHWGELDKILKINANRKIIISISAASNVTGIKTNLAMLNAAAKRYGAIIAVDASSLIAYENVDSSLCDAIFISPHKLLGGVGSCGILAIRKSLFSSNLPTFSAGGTVGYVSKKSIHYLEDIEKIEDAGTPAITQLVRAYLAFELRNRVGLEFINEQKTLLKDKFELGLSNIKGVIDYVPKNLERLAIFAFNIKGISPFDLAQVLSKKFGIQSRAGCSCAGPYGHDLLGLKDDEPLSFKPGWLRVSLHWSHSLDDVDYLLNAIGQARKDLI
- a CDS encoding translocation/assembly module TamB domain-containing protein, which codes for MRVVYWILGSLVVVLAAIYTLLFTSIGNNIIKPYIEKIASEKSGMDIRLDEFKLGISNLDITASVNNALKARVYGNYSLFSQAFDLNYTAATSDLSNLGIAIKDDINLKGKVIGKLSNFIADGSGKIVGSNLRFAARIKDFAPLEIKLDAKSLNLAQITAIALGKPYITGNMNIQADITSKDTLYSGTANLNIPKAITNNELIATDYGINLPNNFTIKADSNLNLEGRTAKAKSIITTPIAVVAALNSIYNIDENVLNSDLNLNIPNLAKLEPIIGQKLSGEITAKANTKISNGNLEFLDADISGLGGVITAKMADNKINADIKKIKLNELLKLVSMPAILNGNINGAALITALNDPNKRAGNVSININGGIINANELNKMIGASLPKNVSFNSDIQAALKGDNAELKANLISEILNLNNLDASYNLAQNTAKANAQALVPDLAKFGNISGAKLSGQIALNADIDANLNNQKSPLKSANVDIKAMDGIITANLDNGKLKAKIQNILVQNIFLMIGQKPLLNGELNGELNLDSIDIANLNGKGDIKLENGVLNAANLKELTNKEFPQNITLNAHIKPTFTNSTVHFASIINSNLATINKFDGSYDINKNSLEALYSADIPSLAKLEFLTGMKLNGALNPSGKISINESVNATLNSDFIGSKLKIDIKDNKANLNLSTFEIAKLLEFLDFMPFYEGQATLNANYNLDSAKGDFNADIAKGQLARSGLTTLISTAIQKDITKEVFKDGYLKGTIDLNLINFITQLNSQKANISIANGSLDTATKAINIPITANIEKTDIDIKITGTSDEPKYSISSNYIKEKINEEISKGIDKLFDNDKEKSQGAKELINGLQNLFN